The region ATGGGTGGAAGAATTTGAAACCGATGATTATCCTGAAAAAATGGTAGATCATAAAGAAGCCCGCGAACGGGCTCTAAAAGTTTATAAAGATGCGGTAAGTTAATTGTTCCAAATTTTTCTGGCTTTTTCAAGATCTTCTGGAGTGTCAATTCCTATGGTTTGCATTTTGGTTTCTACCATTTTGATGTTTTTCCCGTATTCCAGGAAACGAATCGCTTCAATCTTTTCAGCAGATTCTAAAGAAAGCATCGGTAAATTATAAAAATCTATAATCGCCTGTTTTCTAAATGCATAAATACCTATATGTTTAAAATAGGTGACATTTGCATCAGTATTTCTTGGGTAAGGAATTGGAAATCTTGAAAAATACATCGCGAAATTATTCTTATTCGTGATTACCTTAACATTATTAGTATTCGTAATATCGTCGCCTTCGCTTAGCGCGGTTTTTAAAGAAGCCAGATCTATAGCCGAAGCATCATCTTCCCGAAAAACAACTAATAATTTTGCCAAACTGTCTTTATCTATAAATGGTTCATCTCCCTGCACATTTACAACGATATCTACATCCATATCCTGCACGGCTTCAGCAATACGGTCGCTGCCACATTCGTGTTCTTTATTGCTTTTTATAGCCCTACCGCCATTTTTATTAATTTCAGCAAAGATTTCATCGCTATCGGTTACCACATAAACTTCCTCAAAAAGCCCGGTATTTTTGGCAGCTTCGTAAGTTCTGGTAATTACCGTTTTGCCGTTAAGATCTTCTAAAAGTTTCCCCGGAAAACGAGACGCCTCATAACGGGCGGGAATCATTGCGATTATTTTAAGCGGTTTATTCATCAAAAATGATAGTTTTAGTGGTTAAATTTAGGTTTTAATATTTGATTTTGTGCCAGTGTTAATTTATTTATTTACGAAAAAATCGTCTTTAAAACCTATAAGATAAAGTTTATGGGTTGCCCGGGTTATGGCAGTATAAAGCCATCTTAAATATTCTTTACCAACGCCTTCCGGCAGGTAGGGTTGCTCAATAAAAACGGTATTCCATTGCCCGCCCTGGGATTTATGGCAGGTCATCGCGTAAGAAAATTTGATTTGTAAGGCATTAAAAAACTTATTGTTCTTCACCTTCATAAATTTCTTGTATTTAGAAGTTTCGTCTTCATAATCTTTCATCACTTCCTGGTAGAGCTGGTTAGATTCTTCATAAGAAAGTGACGGCGTATTGCTGGTTAGCGTGTCTAACATCACTACGGTTTCAAATGGCCGCATTTTAGGATAATCTACCATTTGTACCTGTACTTCGGCAAACCGGAACCCGTAAAGCTCTTTTATACCGAAAATCTCCAGAACTTTTACAATATCTCCGTTAGCTATAAATCCAGCTTCAGAAGCGGGTTTTATCCAGAAATAATTATTTTTTACCACCATAAGGTAATCTCCGGCTGAAATTTCTTCTTCCTGGAATAAAATTCGGGAACGTATCTGCTGATTATACAAATTGGCCCTTTTATTAGATCTTACTATAAAACTGGTTTCCTCGTTCCCTAACTCATTGTAGCATTCTTCAATGGCATTCATAATTTCATAACCATCCTGCAACCTAATCACATCAGCCTTTGGGGTAAGCTCAAATTGAAAACTATCATAAAATCCGTCTTGTAGACTTTGTCTTATTTTTGTGGCATTTAGCAATATATCGCTTTCTTCGGCCTGGCGAACCACTTCATCGAGCTCAATATGATGTACTTCTTTATTATAGGAAAATTGAAGTTTCTCGGCTTCCAGGGCAGGGCTAATTTCCATTTTTACCGGTGGTAGCTGCGCAGTATCTCCAATTAAAATTAACTGGCAATTTTGCCCCGAATAAACAAACTGAATAAGATCGTCTAACAAGCTTCCATTTTCCATTAATTTAGAATTTGTGGGCGTATCAGAGATCATTGAAGCTTCATCTACAATAAAAATACTGTTTTTATGTTTATTTGGTTGCAAAACAAATTGCACTCCGCTCCCACCACTTTTTTTAGGGAAATAGATCTTTTTATGAATGGTAAAAGCTTCTTTTTTCGAATAATTAGAGATTACTTTTGCTGCCCTTCCCGTAGGCGCCAATAAAACCCCAGATTTCTTAATTTGCCAGAGATTTTTCACCAAGGTGCTGATTATAGTGGTTTTACCGGTTCCGGCAAAACCTTTCAACACAAAAAGTTCATCTTTATTATTGTTTAAAACAAACCTGGAAAGCTGCTGTAAAGCAAGATCCTGCCCTGCTTTCGCCGTAAAACCCAGATCGCTTAAAAGAAGTTTATAAAATTTGGAAGCATCAAGATTTTCCATAGAAGATTTATCAAAAATCAAAGATAGGAATGGATTTTTACGGAAGAAACTTTTACGAATAAAAAAAAATTGTAGATTTGTCGTGAAACACTAGTAATTTTAAAACAAAATTTAGAAAGCATGAGACTTGCAATTCAATTACTTCTTTGGGTGGTTATTATTGGTTTAGCCTACCTTACCTTTAATGCTGTTTACGAACCAATTCAGTTTAATAAAATTAAAGAAAAGCGGTATGCCAAAGTAGTTGAAAACTTAAAGGATATTCGTAATGCAGAATTAGCTCACAAAGAGATTGTGGGATCTTTCCAGGATGATTTTGATAAATTAGTAGGATTTTTAGATACTGCAGAATTTGCAATTACCCAACGTCGTGATACTACTGTATTAGATGAGGAATACAAAAAACAGTATGGTGTAGACGAATATATTGAAAAAGTAATTATTGATACACTTGGCTTTGTTCCTGTTAAAGATTCATTATTTAAAGGAAATAAAGAGCGTTATACAAATATGATTAATGTACCGGTAGATGATGTAGATGCTAAATTTGAGCTTGATGCAGGTACAATTACTAAAGGAAATTCAGAAATTGCGGTTTTTAGAGCAAGAGTAGCTAAAAGTGTTGTATTGCAAGGTTTAGATAAAGACCTTATTTTGCAACAAAACCAGGTACAATCTGTAGACGATATTAACGGTCGTTACATTAACGTTGGCTCTCTGGAAGAGGTTAACACAAAAGGAAACTGGCCAACGCAATATGGCGACGAGTAACAGCAAACAACAAATAAATTTAGAACTGTCCATTCAGGTTTCCCTGGATGGACTTTCTTTTTGTACGCTAAATTCTTCGGAAAATAAAGTGGTACAATTCAAGAAAATTCGTTTTTCGCAACAGGTAGACCCTGTGAAACTGCTTGAAGAAATTCAAAAAATATATGCTGAAGAAAAAAGCATTGCTGAAGCCACACAAGTAAAACTCATTTTTGATAATGCGCTTTTCAGTTTGGTTCCTGCAACTTTATTCAAAGAAGAAAATGCTTCAGATTATTTAAAATTCAACACCAAAATCCTGAAAACCGATTTCATTGCCCACGAGGAAATTGGTAACACCGGGATTATTAATGTTTATATTCCTTATACCAATATCATTAATTTCTTCTTTGAGAAATTCGGGGAATTTGAATACCAGCACCTCAATACCGTTTTAGTAGAAAGTTTACTGAAATTACCAAAAACAGACAGGCCACAAATATTTGCGCACATTAGGAACAAGCAGTTTGAACTGGTTGTGATAGAAAATGGTGAACTCCTACTTTGTAATTCTTTCAGTTTTACCGAAAAAGAAGATTTTTTATATTATATTCTATTCACGGCTGAGCAACTTAATCTAGATCCGCAAAAGTTTAGATTAATTTTGCTGGGAGCTATTAGCAAGGCTTCTCCCCTATTTAAAATTGCTTTCAATTATATTAAACAGGTGGAACTTTTAGAAGCTAATTTCAGCTTAAATCAAGAAAAAGAGCTAACCGGTTTAAATAAATTGGAAGATTATGTTTTAATCAAGAACCTGGGGCTAAACACAGGAGATACAAATTAAAAAAGCTTTGTTCTAAGATGAATATGTCTTATATTTGTGTAAAACTATATAGATATGATACCTTCAGATTTCAGGGATTTTTTCGTTAATAGTCCAGCGACTGTTCAACAAGAGATAGTGGCTTCGTTGCTATCATTGTCTTTGCAAGAAAGTGAAGTAAAGGACAGCAACGAGGCAAAAGCAGTTACCTGTCCTCATTGCTCAGAAAAGCGTGTTCGTGCCAATGGCAAGCTCAAAGGCGTTCAACGCTATGTTTGCAATGGCTGTAAGAAGAATTTCAGTGAGACCACAGGTAAGTTTTGGTATAATATAAAAAAGAAAGAGAAGTTAAATCGGTATTTATACTGTTTGTTGTCGGGCTACAGTATCAGGAAAAGTGCAGAAGAGACGGAGATATCAATTCAAACGTCCTTTGATTGGAGACATAAATTGCTCACGTCATTTTCCAGTGTTTCGGTAGAAGAGTTTCAGGGCATAGTCGAAAGCGATGACCTGTTCTTTGCCTACTCAGAAAAAGGAGGACGTCATTTAGGTAGAAAACCGAAAATGCGAGGAGAAAAAGCAAGCAAAGCAGGCATAAGTGATGAAAAAGTAGCTGTAGTGGCAACTTGTGATAGATCTGGAAACAAAGACTTTAAAGTGGCCACAAGAGGTCGTATCAGTAAAGAGGATCTGAATAGAATACTTAAAGGGAAACTTGATAAAGCTGACGTACTCTGCAGCGACAGCCATAGAAGTTATGGTGCTTTTGCAAAAGCCAACACAATTGCCCATAAAAAGTTCAACACCTCAAAGGGACAGCGAACCGTAGATAAGGTGTACCATGTCCAGAATGTAAACAATATGGATATGAGATTGAGAAAGTTCATGGATTCTTTCAATGGGGTAGCTACAAAATACTTACAGAATTACTTGAATTGGTTCTTGGTACTTGAAAAAATCAAGAACTCAACCAGTAAAATGGCAACAGTTACAGCCATTGCCTTTGCTTCAAATAGCGCATGGTACGAGTACAAACAACAACTATTCAATATGCTAATTAGAACTTAGCCATTAAAAACTATTAATATACCTTCGAGAAAAAACCTCGAAAAATTAAAAGAGGTTGTTTGAAAAGTATAGTTTCGTCAAGCTGAACTTGTTTCAGCTTCTAACATGTTTTGATTGTCAATATCTTAGATCTCCGAATAATTTTCGGAGCAGGCTCTGAAATAAATTCAGGATGACGATTTTAAAAACTTTTCAGACAACGTCATTAAAATCGTTTAAATGAGAATAATTTCAGGAACACATAAAGGAAAAAGATTAATGGCTCCAAAAAAGCTACCGGTACGCCCTACTACCGATATGTCTAAGGAAGCACTTTTCAATATCCTGAATAATAATTTTCAATTTTCACAATTAGGCGTTCTCGATCTTTTTTCGGGAACCGGCAACATTGCCTATGAATTTGCATCGCGTGGAAGCCAGGAAATAACAGCAGTAGATGCTAATTTTGATTGTGTAAAATTCATAAAAAAAACCGCTCAGGAATTAGATTTAAACATTACCACCATTAAAAGTGATGTCTTTAAATTTCTTGAAAAGGCTTTTGTAAAGGCCGATATTATTTTTGCCGACCCACCTTACGATTTTGAGAAAGAAAAATTCTCTAAAATCCCCCAATTCGTTTTTGAAAAAAACCTACTTAATCCAAATGGTCAATTAATTATTGAACACTCTAAACACACCGATCTATCAGATCTTCCCAACTTTATAGAAGGGCGACGTTATGGAGGTTCGGTTTTTAGTTTTTTTGAGAATGCAGGTTAATTTCTAATTTCTGCTAAAAGGAAATACAGCCCGCTAAGGCTGAAAAATTCGATGGTATGACGGAGAGGATAAAAATAATTGAGCTTAGTGATATTATTTTAAATTTTTATAAGGGGATGGTTATTTCTGAAGTAAAAGACGATGTAGTGTTTGAAATTGAACACGTAGAACAACTTCTAAAAATTTGCAACGAGGTATATGAAGGTGCTGAGTATGTTTATATCTCTGACCGGAAGAATAATTACAATGTAAATCCTACAATTTATTTTGAACTAAAAGATGTAAAATCCTTACTGGGAATAGCTATTGTAAGCCAACGCTATGAAGCTTTGAAAATAGCTAATTTTGAAAAGCAATTTTCGCCTGTTCCTTTTGATATTTTCTCCCATATGGACGAGGCCCGGGCGTGGGCTAAGACATTATTATAAAAAAAGCAGGCCTGTAATCCGGATTCTGTTCCTCCCGGTAAACCGGGATTCCCCTTATCATTTATCTCCGGTTTTTGTTGCCAAAAACCTTTAGCTGCCTACCCTCCGGTAGCAAGCGAGCAGCTTGCAAACACCGGTTTACATGGCATTGCACCGCATAGAGTTTACCTGATTTCACTACAGCATTACCTGTACATCCTTTCTGTTGCACTAGTCCTGATTGCGTTCCGGAAAACCGAAACGCACCCGGTGGGCGTTACCCACTATGCCGCTCTTTGGTGTCCGGAATTTCCTCCACCGATTAAATTCGTTGGCGATAAGGCGGCCTGCTTCCCGCAAAGGTAGTTTTTTAGAAAGCATCGCGATTAAAAAAATGTTGATTTCTTAGGCTTAATTGTTCAAAAATATAGACGATTGCCTTAGAACTTACGGAGGCTATTTTTATATTTGTAGTTCAATAAATTTCAATGGAACATTTTATAGTATCAGCTCGTAAGTACCGCCCGCAAACTTTTAAAGATGTGGTGGGGCAACAAGCAATTACCAATACCTTAAGAAATGCCATTGAACATGACCACCTGGCACAGGCACTTTTGTTCACAGGACCTCGTGGCGTGGGAAAAACT is a window of Salegentibacter salegens DNA encoding:
- the kdsB gene encoding 3-deoxy-manno-octulosonate cytidylyltransferase produces the protein MNKPLKIIAMIPARYEASRFPGKLLEDLNGKTVITRTYEAAKNTGLFEEVYVVTDSDEIFAEINKNGGRAIKSNKEHECGSDRIAEAVQDMDVDIVVNVQGDEPFIDKDSLAKLLVVFREDDASAIDLASLKTALSEGDDITNTNNVKVITNKNNFAMYFSRFPIPYPRNTDANVTYFKHIGIYAFRKQAIIDFYNLPMLSLESAEKIEAIRFLEYGKNIKMVETKMQTIGIDTPEDLEKARKIWNN
- a CDS encoding ATP-dependent DNA helicase is translated as MENLDASKFYKLLLSDLGFTAKAGQDLALQQLSRFVLNNNKDELFVLKGFAGTGKTTIISTLVKNLWQIKKSGVLLAPTGRAAKVISNYSKKEAFTIHKKIYFPKKSGGSGVQFVLQPNKHKNSIFIVDEASMISDTPTNSKLMENGSLLDDLIQFVYSGQNCQLILIGDTAQLPPVKMEISPALEAEKLQFSYNKEVHHIELDEVVRQAEESDILLNATKIRQSLQDGFYDSFQFELTPKADVIRLQDGYEIMNAIEECYNELGNEETSFIVRSNKRANLYNQQIRSRILFQEEEISAGDYLMVVKNNYFWIKPASEAGFIANGDIVKVLEIFGIKELYGFRFAEVQVQMVDYPKMRPFETVVMLDTLTSNTPSLSYEESNQLYQEVMKDYEDETSKYKKFMKVKNNKFFNALQIKFSYAMTCHKSQGGQWNTVFIEQPYLPEGVGKEYLRWLYTAITRATHKLYLIGFKDDFFVNK
- a CDS encoding DUF3822 family protein, with translation MATSNSKQQINLELSIQVSLDGLSFCTLNSSENKVVQFKKIRFSQQVDPVKLLEEIQKIYAEEKSIAEATQVKLIFDNALFSLVPATLFKEENASDYLKFNTKILKTDFIAHEEIGNTGIINVYIPYTNIINFFFEKFGEFEYQHLNTVLVESLLKLPKTDRPQIFAHIRNKQFELVVIENGELLLCNSFSFTEKEDFLYYILFTAEQLNLDPQKFRLILLGAISKASPLFKIAFNYIKQVELLEANFSLNQEKELTGLNKLEDYVLIKNLGLNTGDTN
- a CDS encoding IS1595 family transposase, which gives rise to MIPSDFRDFFVNSPATVQQEIVASLLSLSLQESEVKDSNEAKAVTCPHCSEKRVRANGKLKGVQRYVCNGCKKNFSETTGKFWYNIKKKEKLNRYLYCLLSGYSIRKSAEETEISIQTSFDWRHKLLTSFSSVSVEEFQGIVESDDLFFAYSEKGGRHLGRKPKMRGEKASKAGISDEKVAVVATCDRSGNKDFKVATRGRISKEDLNRILKGKLDKADVLCSDSHRSYGAFAKANTIAHKKFNTSKGQRTVDKVYHVQNVNNMDMRLRKFMDSFNGVATKYLQNYLNWFLVLEKIKNSTSKMATVTAIAFASNSAWYEYKQQLFNMLIRT
- a CDS encoding RsmD family RNA methyltransferase, which produces MRIISGTHKGKRLMAPKKLPVRPTTDMSKEALFNILNNNFQFSQLGVLDLFSGTGNIAYEFASRGSQEITAVDANFDCVKFIKKTAQELDLNITTIKSDVFKFLEKAFVKADIIFADPPYDFEKEKFSKIPQFVFEKNLLNPNGQLIIEHSKHTDLSDLPNFIEGRRYGGSVFSFFENAG